A window of Roseobacter fucihabitans genomic DNA:
ACCTTCCTGCCCTTCAACTATGGGCACACCGCTTTCATCTATAACGAAACGACCATGGACGCGCCCCCGGCCAGTTTTGCCGATCTGCTGGACATGCCCGATGACGTCAAAATCGTGATCCAGGACCCGCGCACATCGATTTCCGGCCTTGCTTTGGTCCTTTGGGTGCAAGCAGTTTATGGTGAGGAGGCGGGCGACGTCTGGAGCAAACTCGCGCCCAAAATCCTGACCGTGACCAAGGATTGGTCCGCCAGCTACGGCATGTTCACGGACGGCGAGGTCGATATGGTGCTCAGCTACACCACCTCGCCCGCCTACCACATGTTCGCTGAAGAGGATTTCACCAAAAAGGCCGCGATCTTCCCCGAAGGTCACTATTTCATGGTCGAAACCGTGGGCAAAATTGCGCAGACGGACCAACCGGAACTGGCCGATGCCTTCATGGCCTATGTCCTCAGCAATGATTTCCAGCGCATGATACCCACCGCGAACTGGTCGCTGCCCTCGGCTCTGCCAGCGGATCAATGGCCCGAAGGATGGGCGCAATTGCCGCTGCCAGAAAAAGTGCTGTTTTATTCCGAAGACGAAGCAGCTGCCCTCAAGGATCAGGCGGTTGAGACATGGCGCAACGCGCTCAGCCAATAATTGGCAAAACCGGGATCATCGCAGGCGGCTTTGTGCTCGCGGTGGTCTTGTTGGCCTTCCTCGGCATTGGGTTGCGTGCGGATGTCGGGCGCGGTCTTGGCCCGGCGGAATGGGCGGCAATCCGGTTCACATTGTTGCAATC
This region includes:
- a CDS encoding thiamine ABC transporter substrate binding subunit, with amino-acid sequence MRRTLLATTLLLATQAGADTPVLTVYAGDYFTSEWGPGPMIETGFEEICGCDLQFATGDLLPRLLLEGERTKADVVIGLTSDVTAKARETGLFAPHGQDNSALTLPIEWTDDTFLPFNYGHTAFIYNETTMDAPPASFADLLDMPDDVKIVIQDPRTSISGLALVLWVQAVYGEEAGDVWSKLAPKILTVTKDWSASYGMFTDGEVDMVLSYTTSPAYHMFAEEDFTKKAAIFPEGHYFMVETVGKIAQTDQPELADAFMAYVLSNDFQRMIPTANWSLPSALPADQWPEGWAQLPLPEKVLFYSEDEAAALKDQAVETWRNALSQ